ACGGCACTATGGAACCATCTTGGGACCCGCGCCCCATCAATACCTCTTGAAAGTACCTATCTCTCTGCCATAGCCAGGTCAAATGAGGACATCTCCTTGGCCAtccccagctgctggggtcctcagcactgacgtacctgtgtcctggatcataCCTAGGGCATCGCACCATATGGACAAAATGTGATGAATGACGTTCACCACACAagcaagtgacactcctcatcttagtctccctcagCTGAGCGAATCAAGATGAAGATTCAGGTTGTCATGTCGATCCAGTCCTGGTGATAATGAAAATGATGGTTATCGTAGACTGAGAATCCCCAGTGCCAGTTCTTTTGGTTATCTATTGTCAGCTCTGCTGGATAAATGGCTGGAAGTTTTTTCAGCCTCACCTGCCCCACATAAAGTATTGGTCAGGGATATAATACAGTGGCCTGATTGCATACTGATTAGATCACAGGATCAGTGAGTGCAAAATCATATTTCAGTTCTAAGAGGCCATATTCCTCCATCTTGGCACACATAGTTCAGACACGACCCACACAGACTTCCAAGAACATGCTCAAAATGTGATCTGTTGTTTATAACATTAAATTAAATACTGGACATCAGCCTGGTTCCTTTGACAAACTACATgtaaaatcattattttgtctGCTCCCTTTTGTTTGTTGTCCTCAAAGTGGATCccttatggatctgcatgttgatttggcacaaattttacactggatcATCTTTCTATGCAACACCAGTTGTACATGAAGAATGGGGCATGATTAGCCTTAAATTGGGACCTTCTGTTTCGGAGGAAATGTGGAGCGTGCACCACTGTGCTCTCGTACATGCTTCTCCTGCACACTTGATGCTATTCCGTTTGCATTTTGCATCTTATTTGGTCTTATTTGTTGGACCTTGCTGTCAATAAGAGTTGAGATGGCTGCTGAGAGGACTGCTCTGTGATATGGACACGGTCTCCTGTGGTTTGACACAGTGACAGAAGACTGACTTGGCATGAGGAGTGTCCATATGCTGTGCTGCAGGGAGGACTGATCGTGACTACAGCAGGTGGTACTTGATGTACTGAGCTGAAGCTGTGCCATTAAATTACCACCATGAGATGTTTGAGTGGGTGATTCAAGACTTTAACGAGCAACAGGGGCGGCTTGTTCATAAGGATTTGGGCGGGGAAaaggggggattttttttttttccggtctGAGTCTACCCCTGTTCCATGGTTAGCAGTGTTCCAGGCTGCTTGATCTGCCTCTGACTGTTATTGTCCAGTCAGGTCTCcaatatttttcacaaaaacgtagcttTCAATGCGTCTTTATGGATTCTGGGCATGCACCGCATGTTAGGTGTTTACATCATACACAACTGTGAAATCGAGCTGTGGCATCTGTCAATGCTGCGTTCAAATGTGGATCCTTGAGCTTGAGCATAACAAGTGGATTTACTGACGAGACGAGGGTGGGGGGTTcattctgctggatgtttctgtCGGTGAGTGCGTTACCATCACGTAAACCATTTGTCattattgtcatttattttaaTGTTATTATGCCTGACAGAATAACatgttcatttacattaattTGTTACAGCGCCTATAAGGCGTTCATTTTTTTAATCGCGATTGGTCGCACATTGCTCCGTGTTGTTTCGATCTCACTGACTTGGTCTGCAGATAAAGTTTTTTTGAGAGCAATAACTAGGTTAGATGTCTGTGCCTTTGGACACTTTATGCACGGTTTCTAAAACACCACCAGATCAGaagtatttcattttttttttttaaatagtggcAAGAAACTCACGTGACGAGCACAACCACAGCACATGGGTTAGTTTATATGGTTAAAACAGCCTCATTCATGTTTCCTCCGCTTAACCAGACATGGAGGTAAAGTACATGTAAATACGTTTCATACCAAagttaacttgctttaataaaCTGTCATTGTTTATCTTAATGTTTGTTGTTTACAACACATTAACAGCTTCAGGGAGCTCAGACAGGCTTAAAAATGATTGATCATGATGCTTTtcatcagattttaatgttcaatggacagatttaCAAATGAAATGGTCTTAGAgccataagataattattaagggacatattgtgcaaaatcatctTTTACAAAACATCTACAAAGTCCTACAGTTCTATAAGTGTTTTCATAATGTTCTGATTAGATGAATTTATGTCACCGCTTGTTTAACACATCGTGATATATAACCCCGATCATATCATTTGATTAATATTTTGCTTGTGAACATTCCTGGATGCAACCTTCTTTAGCTTTCCACCTGTAATTTATGTAGCTAGAGGGGAAATCTTTCTGTTGTATGCTGCCACCTAGTGGGGGTATTGCAGTATAAGTTAGTCAGCTAACAACAATTGATCcgattgtcttaatgtatttaccgAATGGGTTGCTTCAATCAGTATCAGAAAAATTTCCCCTCCTGATAAATTTTTCAGGAGCCGCCACTGAGGAGCAGTGTTGACAGGAAGCAGTGGCAGCCTTTCACATGGACACTTTTGAAAACTGTGATTTATTATATGAATGCAAGCATTGCGATAACTGTGTCCCTGCAGGCATGATGCTGTGAGGACACTGCATGAGGCAGCCAAGACGATCATGATGGAGGAGGCTGCCATCCAGCTTGAGAGAGACCACGTGCACAGTGTCTATGACAGGattgcaccatttttcaatgacagCCGATACAAAGCCTGGCCAAAGGTGCGACAGTTCCTGTTGGACCTGCAGCCGGGTAGTATCGTGGCTGATGTGGGTGAGTGTTCGCTCCAGCAGTGCTACATTCAGTATCTGTCCTCTCAGTCATGTAcatcagtgttgttttttttggtatattgtttaaaaagtgaaaattctggaaataaataagtgttacgCAAAAACGACCACAATCCCTGTGGACAAATCAACTTTATTCTTGCTGAAATTCCCCAAAgtaaaaaatacttaaaatatattcgtaatttttaaatgaaattaatGAAGCATataaacccatccatccatccattttcttccgctttatccggagtcgggttgcaggggcagcagctcaagcaaagccgcccagacctcccgatccacacacacctcctcaactcctccgggggaaccccagggcgttcccaagccagccgagagatgtagtccctccagcatgtcctgggtcttccccggggcctcctcccagtgggacgtgcccggaacacctctccagcgaggcgtccagggggcatccggaaaagatgcccgagccacctcagaaccacatcgtccgcaaacagcagagacgagattctgtggttcgccGAGAAGACGATCAAACTTGACTATCTAGAGGAAGTAAAAGTTGTAACAAGGTTTCCGTAGGTGAACCTGCGGAAGGATCATATACACCCCCCAAATAATATCACTTAACTATTTTAGTAGATTGCTTTATtcatagtatttatgaaatatgagcTGATGAATAATATATACTTTATTAGGATCACAGCCAATAAATTTAGCTATAATGTGTTGAATCGTTAGTCTTTCCTTGAAGCAATTAAATTGGAAAAAATGTTCCAAGGTCTACCTAAATTTATATATACAGTGGCTtccaaaagtattgaaacacttggtatttcacacattttaacttgtttatcccatttcaaatacaaaattttttttctaaaattatcttccttaaacttaaacaaatctctacaacttgatataaattacactcaacaaaatataaacgcaacacttttggttttgctccctttttgtatgagatgaactcaaagatctaaaacttttccacatacacaatatcaccatttccctcaaatattgttcacaaaccagtctaaatctgtgatagtgagcattctcctttgctgagataatccatcccacctcacaggtgtgccatatcaagatgctgattagacaccatgattagtgcacaggtgtgccttagactgcccacaataaaaggccactctgaaaggtgcagttttatcacacagcacaatgccacagatgtcgcaagatttgagggagcgtgcaattggcatgctgacagcaggaatgtcaaccagagctgttgctcgtgtattgaatgttcatttctctaccataagccgtctccaaaggcgtttcagagaatttggcagtacatccaaccagcctaacaaccgcagaccacgtgtaaccacaccagcccaggacctccacatccagcatgttcagctccaagatcgtctgagaccagccactcggacagctgctgaaacaatcggtttgcataaccaaagaatttttgcacaaactgtcagaaaccgtctcaaggaagctcatctgcatgctcgtcgtcctcatcggggtctcgacctgactccagttcgtcgtcgtaaccgacttgagtgggcaaatgctgacattcgctggcgtttggcacgttggagaggtgttctcttcacggatgaatcccggttcacactgttcagggcagatggcagacagcgtgtgtggcgttgtgtgggtgagcagttttctgatgtcaatgttgtggatcgagtggcccatggtggtggtggggttatggtatgggcaggcgtcttatggacgaagaacacaggtgcattttattgatggcattttgaatgcacagagatactgtgacgagatcctgaggcccattgttgtgccatacatccaagaacatcacctcatgttgcagcaggataatgcacggccccatgttgcaagggtctgtacacaattcttagaagctgaaaatgtcccagttcttgcatggctggcatactcaccggacatgtcacccattgagcatgtttgggatgctctggaccggcgtatacgacagcgtgtaccagttcctgccaatatccagcaacttctcacagccattgaagaggagtggaccaacattccacaggccacaattgacaacctgatcaactctatgcgaaggagatgtgttgcactgcatgaggcaaatggtggtcacaccagatactgactggtatcccccccaataaaacaaaactgcacctttcagagtggccttttattgtggacagtctaaggcacacctgtgcactaatcatggtatctaatcagcatcttgatatggcacacctgtgaggtgggatggattatctcagcaaaggagaagtgctcactatcagatttagactggtttgtgaacaatatttgagggaaatggtgatattgtgtatgtggaaaaagttttagatctttgagttcatctcatacaaaatgggagcaaaaccaaaagtgttgcgtttatatttttgttgagtgtagttaaaaACATAAAAGCTAAGATGATGAGTTGTACAAGTAATAGAACACTTTGGTGTAACacgtgtaaataatcagttttattgccagttttcttcaaacaagtcaggggatggatatatgaacatttccaagtcaccaattatgtcttggactttatttcaatcaatcaatcgattttatttatatagcgccaaatcacaacaaacagttgccccaaggcgctttatattgtaaggcaagaccatacaataattacataaaaaccccaacggtcaaaacgacccctgtgagcaagcacttggcgacagtgggaaggaaaaactcccttttaacaggaagaaatctccagcagaaccaggctcaggaggggcagtcttctgctggcactggttggggctgagggagagaaccaggaaaacgacatgctgtggaggggagcagagatcaatcactaatgattaaatgcagagtggtgcatacagtctccaattcgcccagcctggcctccaaagctacgaataagctacacttattacaagtaccattactgctaaggaggccgaggaataactaaacagttcgcaccagagcagaaaagtgcgggagagacaggagaagccgccatgctaaaccggctaagagctagtagctgcgctaagctagcggattcctaaagacacacaaagtgaataatgtgtaaataatttagaggtgattcagcagagggagtgctttagttacggcacgtgaagattacactgtgaaacaaatcgttatctagataactagatcaatctaactgcgcagattaaacagctaacagatacagcaaaacaccgctgtgctccggaacaggaagtgatacaataccgcagcgaGAACCATTTATTTAcattagttatgaagaaatacaaacagtatggcactctatggtaaatctgtgtggagtagacagttctgaaaaactaagtgactgtgcaagaaggagaagagtgagcaaaCACCAAGACACCTagtcaacccagaagaagttataggcttctgtggctgtaattggagaaattgtgcacagtgcaagttttccattttgtatccccagttataaatggactgcatttatatagcgcttttccatgtgcatcaaacgctcaaactgctttacaattatgcctcacattcacacactgatgtcagggtgctgccatgcaaggcgctcagtgcacaccgggagcaactctgggattaaggaccttgcccaagggcccttagtgatcttcCGGTCattctggggtttgaactgaggatcctctggtctcaagcccaacggccCTATAACTTCATGTTGAAGTGTTATAAATGAGGAGTTTCTttcacaaaacatcaaatctaggcttgtatctcagatgcaccttctggcaattgtagctgaactttcaggtcttcttttaaagaaaattcttctgccatactgtttgtatttcttcataattgatatgaataatgtccaagacatattcagtgacttggaaatgctcataTATCTATCCTCTGACATGTCTGAAGAAAGCTGGCAATAAAACGGATTATTtgcaggtgttataccaaagcgTTACGTTACTTATGCAGCccgtcatcttggcttttataattttaattagtttatatcaagttgtagagatttatttcagtttgagtttaaggaagataattttagaaatttaattttttttttgtatttgaaatttaaaatgtgtgaaatatcaagttttttggagggcactgtatataaTCCATTTGCACTGTGTTGCAACACTGCTTCCTTCTATTAGTAAATTTAGTCTTTATATAATGTTGTATAATTTGCTAGACATTAGGTGTGATGTCAAGCCAATGACATAGCACATAACTTTAGCATGAGCTGAATGGCTCCATCACTAGCAAAaagatttataaagtgctttaaaaAATATGTACTTgtggtggctgaggacctcagtgAGGGGCgcaccttaaagcagtgattGACAATGAGTTTAATTATTCACATGTCTTTGAAAAGCGGTTAGCACCACATGATGCTAACAGGCTAGTGTTAGTAAGCTGACTGCTCTTTGTTGAGAGTGATAGAATTTATATTGTGTTGAAGAAAACATACAGAGAGTTACAGTTTTGCTTATAAAAATCTTATTGtgttatggcccggtcacacggcatacaacgattcctgaatgcagggaaaaagtaaaaaagtcacaaattgtcaagaaaaggtggacaaatgagctgttgacttttcccatcacagaatagcctgcgaatcaagagcgcaaaaggaacgaaagacgaacaaaacaaaaccaaagttaatgttgatctccacgctttaaatgaaacacgCCTGGAACCACTGCtgtagcagtgtgtgtctgcatcccgctctgtgttccaggactcggtgctgggacggagctctgtagcgcctgagttctggagaagctgcaaatagAAGCACGCAGTCTGACCCATTGTGGAAATCTGTGCGCATGttagtggatccacctgctctggttgctcgtccagaacaacagtgggatcatctccttcatcatcaaaatcctcactgtctggttcagactgacgacCTGCTGcgcgctccatcttgctccaatttagaaaaaaaaacaaaactgaagcgcttgctcaacattcataagatgcctcatttttacaaaacacaaacaataccacactaaccacacaccctaaatactccaccaaaataatacactttccaaacacaccaaatatttctcaaatttcTCAAATACACCTGCAATGCACATGTACTAAGCGTTTTTCGTATGTTGTTGCGTTCGTAGATTTCCTTGCAGCTGCATATGGTTGCTTTTAATATATGCTATTGTTGTGTGCAGCCCTTGCCGCAATCCTGCCTAcgtgttttttttcttgtgttgTAATGCACTCCGTTCTCAAAACGGTAAAGCAAACAGCACTCAGGTTTCCAGATGTAGAGCGGGATGCACTGCTTCAGGGCTGGGTACCTCAGattgcaaagttcagagtccttctgtgTTCCCTCCCCCCAaccaaaaagtagaaaatattgccatttaaagtcacaagcaaacttaaaacttCCTGTCTCTTGTTTCAGcatagagagagggagagagagagagggaaagggagagagagagcatgcaaaattggactaaaaaaatccgcgaaactgcgaggccgtgaatgaatatatcatcagagcagtaaattgagcaGTCTGTGTAAACTCCTCGCATTAACCCCCCTATGTGCGGTTAttttcaaccagctgcagctgatccacagtgtgaattctgccttccagaacagctgttatataatcatctgaatcatctacctgttgccacatgtactgaattgctggattgtcattcctacactcatattgttatattgaataaaaaataataagcgcacgcaggaggtgatttctgctgctgccgctgcattcaagttgactatataaggtgcctgagccccgTAAACTGACCCCCACCCagattaaaaaaatccaagcaaacaggctgagtttccCCTGTAAttttccgatggtacatgaacacagcatcAGCATCAGCGCTCataaactggcttctgcactgtgtgaaacattcagctggttgaacgaagtcaaactaaatgctaacgttacaaaaactaagcaaatgatgagAAACAGTCAAGCATGACAGCAAAACGAAtacagacgaactgaggttttttggcggcatttgttcaaatttttcgacagtttaaaaatctgacgaagtgccagctgcaggaacaaagctgccgCGAACGAAGTCAGACTAATCGCTAacgtacaaaaactaagcaaacgataagaaaccgtcaagacgACAGCAATACGAAATACGGATGAATTCAGGTTTTCGGCGGCATTACAttaaatttttcgacagtttaaaatccTGATAAAATGTCAGCTGCCGGaacaaagctgcgcgaaggttaaaccgATGCCaacaaagtcaacaaaagtcaggtttcttgtttcatttgggcttcgttgaccttcgttagtgccgtggtGACCGGGCCTTAATCTTCAAGTAATTTGATATGATTCCTGAGTTTTCTGACAGACAGGCTAACACAAACACAGATTTGGGTGTTCATAGAATTTGGTTTAGATGAACAGGTGGCTATCTCCTCTATTCTGCAGGCTGTGGCAATGGCAAGTATCTCACATTAATAAGGAGGTGTTCAGGTAGGATGCGATGTTTGTCGCCCCTTGGTGGACTATGCCTGGAGCCAAGGGCACGAGGTCCAGATGTGTGACAGTCTGCATTTGCCTTACAGAGATGGCTGTTTCGACGCTGTGCTCTCTATCGCAGGTAATGGACAGAATAACGGGAGGTTTGGCTGCTTCCATTTGCATGAAGCTCAGCTGCTGCTCTTAACTTCAAATTCCAGTTAGAATAATGATAACCTTCACTctgatagggatgggtattgatagattttatctatcaattccacttattgattcaattctttatcaattcccttatcaataccgcctgtgaattttctgtgtactaaaagtaggctttacaggttttctatgtcaacaacttttattgagtcttaaagtaaataaatatgaaattggtcactggatccttgatctctggacttaaatagaaataaacaaaatctgtggtttttgtcaaaagcatttcctttcagatataaatgagacaaatttaactccatagcctctgagctgcaGTCTTACATGGCGGCTGCACTGTAagatgaatttaattgataaagaatggaggacgtctcattggcatgttgtagcttgttgtctgtattacaatgtttggaaaaaggtgttatttgatttaaatggcaatttgctttgaagttattaattctgaccggtatCTATCTTTCCAACGATTGGAGCCACGCATTTAGTCTAACAAGACAGATGatataattattatcattattatttcttTTACCTGAGGGACAGTAGCTTCAGTGCGCTGCCCCACGAAAagttaatgaatgaataaaaactctggtgtggaaGGAACGGAGgaagattctcatttcttgcctgcaataagacaagagtcccagtcagtaactttaatccgcacaaacgcgACTCACGATTGACTTCTTTAAATGGCTTTTGaggggggttaatgaagaaattacagacctgctgcttctgaaaagcagcgacgcAGCAGGTCGCTGCTTGAAGGTTTGATTGAAGCAGCACTGTGACCAGCTGACTCAAACagcgtagagaaatgataattttcccaatACACACCCTCAAAGCAATGGCTGCTCCGGCGTAATGTGAACTGATAACCAGTAAGTGCGTCGTTAAGCAAcagggctattgatgttggtagaTCGAATCCTTTATCGATCTTAACaggaaccggttttcgatacccatccctaaccctGACGCAAGCTGGTGTTGACTAGCCATGGCAACTGAGAGTAATTAGGGCTAAAGGTGGCAGGTGATTTGTGCTCTTGTGGCGTGCATGTTGTTGTGACTGAGAAATCATCTATAATGTGATACATCCCCATTAAATTAATGCTTATTCTGCAGGTTGGCAATATTCGGACAAGTTCATGTTTTCTTTTAGTCATACATCATTTGTCCACCAAAGAGCGTCGTATTCGAGCAATAAGGAGATGGCTCGCACCCTGCGTGTAGGCGGACGCATCATGATCTACGTGTGGGCCATGGAGCAGAAGAGGCGAAAGTTGAGAAAACAGGATACTTTCGTACCCTGGAACCCAAaccctcactcttcctccgcctTCAGCAGGAAACACGCCAACCTCGCAGGAGGGGCACAGCCACAGAGTGTGAGTGAAGCCATAGACAACACTGACAAGCCAGGAAGGTTAAAAGCACATCGTCAATGGTGGATGaagacctgacctgcagcacgcCACAGCAAACCACACACAGACTGTGGTTCTTCTCCAGGTCCCCTGGATTCTGTGTTTGACTTCGGAAACTTAGCCATCTCCAGGTCGTCATCCAGAGAGCTGAGCACTTTATCCTCACCCCACTGCGGAAAATGAGGGGACCAAGGTAAGCCAGCGTGGGAGAGGATGCAACCTCATCAAACAGGTTCCAGCTTCTTCTCCCCCTCATCTGGTACAAGTTTTGAAGAGGATGTTTTTGAGTCGGGTCACGGATCCGCACAACATGGAGGAAGTGGTCACCAGTCACGCATGTGCCTCCTCCAAAGAGTCGCTTTGTCCTTAGTCCGGGATTGTGGATCTCTGGCCCTGCCAGATCTCATTCCTTACCAGAAAGAGCACGTGAAGCAGTGTGGAGATGAGAGCGATGGTGGGCCTCAAGTGAAAGAGCAGCAGCAAAGCACACAGAGTCCTCAGGTAGAAGGTTCCCTGCCCGAGGTACTATCACGTCTTCAGGGAGGGAGAACTGACAGAGCTGATAGAGAATCACGTCCAGGAGCTCCATGTTAAACACACCTGCTTTGATCACGCcaactggtgtgtagtgggcagagAAGTCCAGCTGTGGAAGATCTGATTTTTAACCTGATTTGGGCATTGCCTCAAATTTTAGTACTGAATCACACATGAATACTTTACTGAATAACATCTGTATCGATGTAAGAGTGTGGCTGGTTGATGGAATTCCACATTTTAAAGTTTGAACTTATTTTAAATCTCCTTGTAGTAATTTTTAAATGTGAAGAGTCATGGAAGTTGCTGTGAGTTTATCAGATACACTGGATCCACAGAGATCTAGGATTGAAGGAGAATTCTGGAAAATTGCAACCTAGGTTCTATTTTTTTAGATGTTGTAGAGGCCATCTTTTTACTCCAATTTATTTAATGGGCACATTAATTATTGGTCACACAAAACTtacattagcaagcagaagctaccAGGCAATTTAATGTTACGTTATGCGGTGAAAACTGTGTGTTAACCACTTCTTGTCACTACTGAGCAGGTGAAGATGTCATTATAGAAGTTAGTTGCGTGGACCACTTCAGTGCGGCACTAAACTTGCACGTT
The sequence above is drawn from the Thalassophryne amazonica chromosome 4, fThaAma1.1, whole genome shotgun sequence genome and encodes:
- the trmt9b gene encoding LOW QUALITY PROTEIN: probable tRNA methyltransferase 9B (The sequence of the model RefSeq protein was modified relative to this genomic sequence to represent the inferred CDS: inserted 5 bases in 5 codons; deleted 3 bases in 3 codons), whose product is MMEEAAIQLERDHVHSVYDRIAPFFNDSRYKAWPKVRQFLLDLQPGSIVADVGCGNGKYXHINKEVFRXGCDVCRPLVDYAWSQGHEVQMCDSLHLPYRDGCFDAVLSIAVIHHLSTKERRIRAXKEMARTLRVGGRIMIYVWAMEQKRRKLRKQDTFVPWNPNPHSSSAFSRKHANLAGGAQPQSVSEAIDNTDKXRKVKSTSSMVDEDLTCSTPQQTTHRLWFFSRSLDSVFDFGNLAISRSSSRELSTLSSPTAENEGTKVSQRGRGCNLIKQXSSFFSPSSGTSFEEDVFESGHGSAQHGGSGHQSRMCLLQRVALSLVRDCGSLALPDLIPYQKEHVKQCGDESDGGPQVKEQQQSTQSPQVEGSCPRYYHVFREGELTELIENHVQELHVKHTCFDHANWCVVGREVQLWKI